TATTAGAttagtttacaatatatttgatccGAAATACATGAACcacattttacataaatataaattataatgaagttATGGGTATTGTATAAttgaagataattaataaatcctACTTGGTGGAATGTGAAGCCATCGGGACAGATCCAGGAATGCTTGGCGTTGTCCTGGCAGTAATGGAAGACTTCACAGTTGAGCTCTTGATCAGCGTAGTATCCGGTGTTCTTATTAACACAATCGAATTTGGATTGCTGCAACAGTTGCGAAAGACGATCTGGCTCTTCCTTCTCTTCTTCCTCTTCTTCTTCAAGCTGCTGTTTTGTTGGACGAAAATCTTGCGGCTGTTAAACAAAATTAGATTACTGTTTTACGATttctccttttttttttttcgtaatggtatatgttggcggataGGCAAACGGACCACCTGATGGTTGTTGGTCATTACCGTCGATACACATTAGTGCTTTAAGTACTATTAACAATTCTATTCATCACCACCAACCGTGAGAATAAGATAAGGAGATAATATGTTCAGTTCCAGCATTTACACTGCCTCATTTACTGTTACTGTAAGTAAGGATGTTTGGCGGTTTAATagctgatattttaaattattctaatagtACCAAAAAGTTTTGTACCCTTCTTTGTGGTTGTCTTATTTGTTGTCTCTGCTCTTCAACGTAAGCTTGAGGTCTTGCAGGGACGATGTATtcctgttgctgttgttgttgttcctgTTGAGGACGTTGATAGCCGGCCAGCTCAGCGAGAGATGCCGTGGGGCGGAAACCACTAGGAAGTGTATTGGAGTACCCAGACTGAGTGTAAGCACGCGGTCTGAGATTACGTGTTtcctgaaaaataataaaaagatgaTAGTGGTGAAATATACTCACTTacatttactaataattaattgagTACCAGAAATTATCAAActcttataaaaatagtaattcaaACTTTCTTTTATAGTAATATCATGTAAACTACAGATAAAGATAtctcaaaataaatttagaatttcagCCGAACAAAAGTAGGCGATATTTTACCAAACACGTTTTTAGTATCGTGTGTAGGTAAGTAAtagtgataataaaaaaatgtgaagtCTTCAAAAATTAATGGTAActgtttttttaagaaaaaggcacttagaattaattaaaaattgtatacattgTATGTAATTGATCTCAATTAAAGTCATACGTAAGTAAATTGACCAAAGGCTGATTTTAAATCATGTAATGAGGAAAACCCATCTAAGTTACAAAAGGCGTGACCGTTGCGTCGGCTCGATAGTTGCAACATGAATCTTATTTACGATTGTGTCAATACTTAGATAAACGCTGAAACTTTTTAGGTTTCGCTATCAAATGATTTATATGTACTATTTATAGGCTTGAAATAAGTTGAAAACGTTACAAAACGTTGTGGGCGACCATTGTTTGCATTTACAGACCCACATCCCACGTGTGTGTGTTACTAAaggattataaattattgcgtACGAGTTGAAGAATATCATTAACGCTTCAGCTTAGCGATCTGTTATCTCACGGTAATACTACACAACGAACATAAAAAGCATTAGGTTTTCAAAGgctgctttaatttttttttttatttaatactggcTGAttctataacatttaaaaaggttttaagcaCGTGTCAAATAAATTACCATAAGTTTGTAATTTAGCTTAGCTTTTATTTTTGAGGTTTCGGATATTACCTGCTTGCTTGAAGCgctataaaatcaaatttatgatttttaaattattttagttcattttattttaaggccTCGGATCAATAACGCTTTAAGTGTAAAATTAAAAGGATtgcaattcaaatttattttagcagatattttatttttaaattttggacCGATGGTgatgttgaaataataaatttaaatatgccaTTTTAGTTATTTACAAAGATGTtacaaacaatttataaatcgaCGTTACGTGATCTGTttccaaaattaaatgtttaggTAAAATTTTATGGACCAAGAAAGCTTCATAATGACACTTATTTCTcttcacaaaataaatacaacatgaaATCAATACAAGCATTACTTTTTCTGCTTTTAAAGAATGTAGCAATTATTACGACATGTAATGGTTATCAATTGAATAATAGGTTTCATTATTGTCATTATTCCATAACACGCGACACAATGGTGCGTTCGTGTTCTGGGAAAAAAAAGTCGGATAAATCATTCGTGCGTTGCGACGCGCGCCGTTTGTAAATTGAAACGTAACGTAAATACTTCTATCCGCATAATTATGTCATTTTGTGTCTGTTTCGAAGAAGATATTGATAGTAAAATGATTAACATACGTACCTACTTATACGTACATTGTCAACAATATTCAcatgtgttttatatttgtagTCAACGTGAGCCGTGAGTAAATTAACATGTATCGAAGGAAATAGTTAGTGTAACAATTACATAATTCAGCATAAAGCATCGTGGTAAGATCATCTTTCACCAGTAGAAGaaagtgtatttatatatcgtTTAATTAACAAGCAAATcctcgaaattaaaaataatctgtttttataatattttccctTCGTCCATCGACTCTGCCTCTCGACTAAAAACTTGGACTGAACCACTAAACATGTAATCTATGATGTTATCTCTTATTGTACCTTTcatcacactggctcactaatcctttaaatttaaacaaataaaacgtaacaattttaatatttagttaatttgaatttaaattaataaaaattttacttaggCGTTATTTTCATGTGTATCAAATTTTAACGTAATCATATCATTGGCATAACAAGAACGATAAAAAGCGTTTACAATTTACTATTACGCATACCTAATaccgttaatttaaaaattgtattctaACAGCTCGAGTCGTAACggacaatctatattaatattattataaatattattttattccttacatctgACGATCTAATGTCCAAGATACTTTCGATGAATTACTTATTTTCTACTTTCACTAAAAATATTGTACTCTTGCaacaagataaaaaatatgacgaAGATTGATTTGTAATGTTgcatataacaaaaacaatctaTTCGCTCGCGGAGAAATCTATCGTTATTTAGATTTCTCTAGAATCGAAAGGTGGTTAGTATTTTTactgtcatataaaaataacgacAATCGTTTAACAAGAtaacttataaaaacatataatagtCAAGTTTTAACAAGACAAGCGAAAGTGTAGACCACCAATTGGCTACAATATTAAACTTAAGACTACTACCTAAATGGATGAAAAATGAACCAACACTTTTTATGTCTACGAATAGCCTTTTATGGCGATGataagtttattcttattcCTACTTGTCTTCTTACGAATGTACCAATGTATTTAGGTACTTATTATCTGAATAAGATGCATCAATGATCAATAGATTTGTTCAACGATATCTATAAATAGGCTATAAGTATTCAATCGACTGTTCCGCTATGCCTTACATCAGCAGATAATCGTCGAGAACATGCCGAATGAAAGTAAAACGTGTTGTCGGCGTGCCGCGTCTCGGAAACATAACAAATGCTCATGATATAATCCAATCTATAATATTCGTACTTAAGATATATCTTTTACGAATTTTCCtacatagataaatttaatgattcgatacgtaattattattaatgacggtttttatcgaaattcaaaataaccAGTCGTGTTTGAAAGTGTCGAAAGTACGAAGTCTTCCGTCAACCTAGCTGCGGTCGAACtagtatgttataataattggaGAGGTAACTAACCTCTTCATCTAAAGATAGTTCATCGTCCTCTTCGACGCCCGCGTCGGGTACATCATCTTCTTCTTCAGAAGCGAAAGCAACTCCTAGAAGTAGAAGCGCTATGAGGAAACTCCAcctataacaaattaaaattaaaaattattttcattaattacacatattatatttattgtacaatatttaaaccatagagatatttttttttcacttatttattcaccatattataaatgataataatactcGCTATCtcgatattcaaatattaaacatgaaaaataaaaatatatctacatttctaaaaaaacataaacttgATAAGAAACTATACTAGTTAATAAAATGATTCTTAAAacattttgatacatttatgtaattaaactgAAACATACTCTTACATACGTAATAAGGCACAAAATTTTCTCATTAACTTATAATCGTTTGCATCTTCTGGTTTTATAATTACCGCGGTATTTAGAAAGTGCAAGGCGAGTTTATTGGATAACAGGAAAACCTATCGTGCTAAATCTAGTCGAAGTTCTGAAGAGTTATCAAATATTGACTCCACCGTCCTTCGTTCCAAATACGGCAATACTTCTATTACGTGTACAGAATAAACTTTCTAATGTTTTaggatataaaatattgatgtgaCGACGTAAATTCAAAGCGAATTTTGTACACGAGTTACAATACGATATATACGACAGAGTAAAATTCAACTTAACTACGATATTCTCATGTGTAGGGCTGCCAAAGTTCGAATTTGTCTTGATGTTTGGACCggtaattaatatgttaatttcttaaaactattttcttaAAGAAAGTTGGTAGCTTAGATTACAGAGTTCGCCAACAGCTCACTTCTATTAGACAAAGATTCGTTTTGATTACGGCTACACGAATATACAAAACTACACTAGAGATTTGAGTCCACATTAGTCAGTGATATAATTTACACACCACTAAATCTGACACTCTCGATAttaatcgcatcaaaatctaaaattttataatatgagcctttgatatttttttaattgttgaggTGTTAATTAATCATGAAATGGTAACCCTACCGAAGTGGAATAATACAATGCTATTACTCGCTTTCCTATTAAAGTATTTCACTTTCAAAACATTCGCTTATATTCTACCTATAATgtataacatgttttttttattcatattatcatttaattaatgtttaatcttACGATATGTAGAATacgagattattttaaaaaagtttgatCACCATTTATTATATGATGATATTTTTGGGAGAAAACGaaaacaattaacaaaatactcttagaagaattaaatattattatattttcgcgAATTCGTATTGAAGCAACGTGGATGACTTAGCTCTATATCTTCACATAAAGGACAGAATATTTTGGCCCAAAAGAGGActatttacaagctgttattttactatACTTTTCTCGATACAAAACTAATACAAACCCTGTTTTTAAGGTCAGTACTCATTAACAGAAAGCAGTTTAAATCTTAAACGCCATTGATTGGCAACCGTAGCGTAACCAGCGATCACAGGCAATAATGCGTTGCAGTGGCGGCGCAGGCGCAATGCTCTGCTATTATTTCCTGAGATGTTTCTTAATAACGAACAACTGCGACACTCGGGCCCTTTAACGTAAATTTTGCCATCCGTATTTCAAAAGCCTCTGGTTAAAACttaaattacacaaattaaGGTGTCTCCACTTTCAATGATAATTAAAGTATTcataattagtatatattaatataagtttaattaaaaagtgtGTCTGGTTAGCTCAGTTACAAAGATTAAGCGTGAGTAAGTTATATAtagactttaataaaatttaaataagtagaaTATCAATGAATGAAActgaaataattgtaaatagtaaCCAAACTGGATATAACAGAAAGTTGGTTTAACAACATAATCGTCTTAACGCaccaaaaaatatctaaatatttgattatcatatatgtatttaaataaattaagtagaaAGTAGTGTTTAGAGAGGCTACATCTTCACAAGAGGATACCAAACCAGATAATTCTAAATCtggtcatttatttttatctacaaataaaaatataaatttcgtcATATATATGTACCCAAGCGGGTAGGTGTAACTCGATccgtgttaaattattaaaagccCCAACTCAAAAACtggttagtttatttaaaaaatatttacgagcCGTGTTCATTCTCATTTGTTGCACAAAGCCTGCAGACCTCTTAAGTTGGGTttgttaatgtatgtataaaataagttCAATAATGATCAAAAATATTGGTAAGCAAGTTAAGGTCAGAACAGAATGcagattcttattttaaataatgatcttAAAAACTAAAGCcattatttaatctgtgtatTAAAAGACTATCGAATAAACTTTAGTTAATTGAcggaaatttaattttgataaaaactgTTGACCGTCGATCTATATGTTCGTTGTCGCAAGATGCATAAACACTCGAAGTACTAAAACattaagcaataaataaaatatttatatcaaaataaatgaagtCGCAGAGTATTTTACCACGTACTCGCAACCGATATAagcaaataaacaataataaatacttacaaatatgtTACCTTACAGCTTTTACCattataaaaggaaaattaaGTTCAACAAATGTAGGTTACACTGTCTAACCGTATACACTTAATGTAATGCAGCACAGGTTTGCGTGGCGTAGCATGGGTGTGCCCGAATGGTATTTACTTATGATGATAGAGTCTCGCTGTAATTAGGTTTGAAGAAAGCTGTTACAtgacttttaaaaattaatgtatcgCAGCTTCGGGGCAGTgacgatgttttatttatggCGATGACCATTACGCAACGgtctttaaaattgtttttatacgcATTCAAAGGAAGCGAAAGACGCGTGTTACGTGAACGTACAGACATATAAATTGcgttgataattaattattataattcatatattttgcatattaCTCGCTTTAACTGGTTGCAGATTCACCATTAATACAACATCTACAATTCATAGCCTTACGTAACTTTAGTGATTACTTGAAAACTCattattttggtttatgtacCTTCTCTGATGTATATGAACTATTTCTTACACGGCGATACCTACAACTGTGCTACAGATATATTCCATAATTGTACGAGAAAACTAAATGCATTCTATTCGCGATTTCTAAGTCAGGTAGGTTTCTAAACCATAAGATGCTGATAAAAGCATATGACTAGAATAACGAGAAATGagtaattattgataaaaaaaatatatatttattgctatagCTTTTtagaacccaggacctcagggTCTGTGTAATAAGCTAGCCACTAAACCAATGAGTCAGTTGAATTAATGTTAAACAACATAATTATGACCACTacgacatttaatataatttccttATAAACTTAAATCATCTAACTTCCTGATTACTAAAGTTATAAACCGactttaaaatgtcaaaatatttttctgtcaCAACTTATTACGTtaagttgtaataaaataaccacCGTCGAGTTACGTTACAaaggtttatatatttatgtaatactttaaaatatatttctacaaaatatcgagtagaatttattttataataaaagtacgaTCTATCAGTATTAAATTCATCGAATCGTGAAATAATCTTGCGTATTCTACCCTAATTGTTAATTGTCCACTAGACAACTGATCTCGGCAACAAAGCCTGAACCAGGCTATCTGGTCCGTGACGAGATTGCCTCTCATTGCTTATTATATTCAGTTAAATACCTAATTTTAGTAACTTTCATACTCGTCCGTGTTTCTTGTACTAAGTTGTTATTTTAACAGATTTATTTCTACATAGTTTCATACTATTCTTGATAAGGATAGTGACAGAAGTTTTCCACTCAAGACCCGCCACTGAGGAATCCGTCGCTTAAATTGAGTTTAAAATTGATCTCGTACTTAGCGATGTTGAGAGCATGCCGAGGAAATCTGCTTGTGTTAAATTATACCAATAATTCACCAATGTGGGTAACATTGGAGCAGCATGCTGGCTTCCTTTGTAGGAAGTAAAGTAGTCGTTGTCATTTATAGAAGAAAGAAGTCAAAATCAATCGAAACGATTACTTTTAGACAGTAAATTTAATGGAAACACGAATTATCCAGCAAAATGCGACCATTTGACGAccatttattattgaattaaggAATATCTGATATTGTGTAGGAGCACAAATTCCTTACATTTTGTAACCGTCCTGTCTACAggtatataaactattattctTAGTAATAATTCTATTTCTTGTTTCGAAGATATTTGTCCCAAATAACTTTGTTGATACTTTACTGATAGTACCAAAACCTTATACATCTACCGATGTAATACAATTATACGGGTTTACGACATCGGACAACGCTATGAATCAACGAATTATTTATCTGCAATCATTTCTTTTTAAGGAGATTTATTTGTGAAACTTAAGGAAAACCTTacaagttatataaatttaaaataattaaatataattaagtaaaactaTAGGTATTTATAAGTGTAGCAGGCTTTTTGTAGTTAGGTAATAATTGTGGTCTAACATGTCAATACAGTACACACGTTGAGAAATGCCCGtactacaattaattttaataggtaaATAAGGTATTTTTTAAGCTTGTATACGTTTACAAAACAATGAAACTAAATTATAGcgataataaactaaattatgaATCATTATTTGTAAACTGAAGTAAAAAGGACTTACGACATtttcaattaagtatttttttcataaaaaggttatttttaaaacgtcaaCGAATTAGATCCAGTACGTTGCTCAAACATTAATTAAAGAGATTTGACCTCGTCTTATTCATTTGACAATAAGACTACGAAATGCCTATCGTTAACAAATCTCACCATTAATCATGCAGGCGTATTTAAATCAgtggtaaattattttgtaactacAAACTCACGACGGTAAACGTGAATGCAGCGGGCTGCCCCTAGGTCAGACGACATTGCTAGGAAAACTGGAAATTTATAGATACggaaaaaaacaacaatcaGTGGACCTAGTTGAaccgaatataatttataattcaaactaCGTAGAAACAAAACATTGTAATCCATGATTATTTCTTAAGTTATCGAAATGAGgtaaacaaatatcaaaatgaGTAAAACTGACTGACTGGCTAACTCAACTTAGAAATTGCATTAATCCCAAACACAAAGTTTGGTTTGTACGTGTGCATACCATAGTGTTGTTTGTACTAATACACGattgtaacatatattaaaacatttttaaatgtaacaaaatgaGTCAATTCTTGTTGACATTTTGAAGTTCCCATTCATTTCAATAAGAGCCTATTACCTAATTATATCGGTAATAgaacttgtaaaataaaataagattaattgccagttttaattagtaataaaaaaatcagtgtcATATCATAGTATTTATTACGTTTATCCACACTTTAATGTGTCtcttataataatgttatacataatatttaaaattaatactaacgTGACCGAAATGACAAGCAATTTATTGATACTTGATACTATAATTTACAACGTCTATAGACTGTGCGTTTATTGCTTGCCATTTTCAAAGATTTCATTTCAAACCTGCACATCACTGCAATACTATTAATGATAATGGCAAAAGCTAATTAAACCTCTTTTGTATTGCAAATAATTGGTTTTATGTAAGAGAGATCTAaagtttaattactttttaacaatcaataaaCAAGAGTGTAAATGATTGCTTATTTTCTGAGTTACATTCGAATAGCTTACGATAAGTCAGTGACATAATGACGGGCACCATGTGCTGAGTCACTTGCCTCCGTTATGTTCTTGTTTTGAGACGAGTGCGCCTGCGCAAGTCTCGCGTGCTGATGTGACATTATCTTCCGATTTCACTTTCCACTGTTACGTAATGCCTCCCGTACATAGTTCGGGTAAATAGTTTGTTTATCggaatatagattaaattatgtttttaaatacgggaattattatttacatgagTAAACCACTAGAGATTCTTGCAAATTGTTAGGGTTATCCAAATTGAAGTTACGAAATGACATGATAAGTACAAATATTTAACGGGCACGGTATTTAAATAATCGATCATCGTTACTATGTATGTCTTTGTTGCCTTTAGGTTCAATTTCTTTCATTGTGTCACAAAAGAAAATGTTACACCAAGGTCTTGTTAGTGTATCAGTTAACATTACCGTATCGAATTAGGTAATGCGAGACATTGACACCATTCAGCATCCAGTTTGACAGGTCTCACAAAAACAAAGCTATTGTCTCATCTGGACAAATCATGAGTGTGTCAATCGGCTCGACATCTTGCACAACTTACTTGAATAATTAAgacctttattatttttttttgttaatttgtaaGTTTAAGTTCAATGGGAACGTACTTTATTATGATATAGGACAATATTCTGAGAAATTGTATTATTCGTGAAATCTTTCGCCATTCCTTTTTATCACATTACTTAATCTTAATTAACATTACTTGTGtggtaatatttgttttaattttaatcaatattgtaCTAAAAACAAATCAGACTGATTCATATATGTTCAGATATAAATGTTTTGCGGATTTTTTTTAGGGACTCACTTACTTGGGGTTAGTCACCCAATCAACATATTTTCTACCACTAAACAGTTGTAGTATTTTTGAGTTCCAATTTAAAGAGTGGGTAAACCGGTGTAACTACGGACACATGAGACATAACAACTTACTtcgcaataaatatatattatatgaagatTACAAAAGTGTATCTATTTTATCCAGTTTTTGTCATAATAGCGACCGGATTTCCTGCAATGGAGTCGCTTTAATTGACGacgaatatatttcaaatgccATAAAAGCAATTTTCTGTGACATTTGAAACTTTATAATCTATCATCAAACTTTAATCTTATATGTGAGCGTGATAATCTCATTAGTCACAGCGTGTATTTGGCTTAATAAACAAAGTATAATATcctttacaatataattatgaccAAAAAATCTTAATTCGTTTTCATCTacaattttgttgtatttccGACGTTATTTTGATCAATACTATTAAATGGGTTTTGTTGGAATAACTAGTTTTAGGTAACCCAGTTCGTCATATCTGTTTAAACAAAGCGAACCCTTTGCCATAGATGACCCTGGACTTAATTCGATGTCTCTTAGACTAATACCTTTTTGTCAACGTACGATTTGTTTGGTTCAAGATCTATTGAGTAACAAATGTCATGATTCGATTGAGAAATTGTTAATTTGATTCGCATGTAATTGTCAATGTGTTTCTTTGAATAAGTTACATGTAGGTACCACATAGATACATAGACATGGGCTGTGTACAAgatgttcaataaaattataacttcatTTTTTTGTATCACTAAATAACTCAAGTTTAACGTCCGACATCCAACGAAAGGTTTAAGCTGTTTTTAACAACAgcggtataaatataaattactttataaaagtaCATTATTATGTCAAAAGaggatttaaacaaaattaaaaaaaaaagactttaaGTGCTGTGCAAATTATGGACGCTAAGAATCTtggcttattaaaaaatagctaTACACTGTACTAATAATGAATCTctgagaaaataaaaaagaattgtaGAAGCATTTTCCATGCAAATTCAATCTACACCAATTTATCTAAAATTGACCGTCACACTCATTTTCACATCATTAGCGCCAGGAAATAAATTAGTCAATATCCTGAATCGATGCAAAAATTTTATTCGATCGCTTTCTTATTCGATTATTAAAACATCACGCTGTTTAATTATCCGgtaatattgttgatttattacgattcgaaattatttaatgCGTTATGCGTTCCTCTGTAATATTAGtgtttactatatttaaacaCCGGTTAATTAGTTCCTACACGCGATGTCTgcgattttaaatttttacacgtaAATCCGTTTTTACTACCGAATTAAATGGTTATAATACTAATTGGATTCGATACTCTACTAAATTGTTTCCTTCCCGAATAATCAAGGATTTGAAagcacgtttttattttaattaaatgattgttttgaatattaattgtaaataaccaATTGAGGAGTAACTAAAACAAACATTGGATAATAAATacggtaataattaaattttaacgaaaaacactaaattatagttaatataGGATCTTTAATGAAATCAAATACTGTTTTAGTATTTATGAATTGAGAAGGAAACAGATgcaatttagatatttatttcatatgacgTAAGGGTTAAAATAGCGTAAAAGATTATCTAAAGTGTGTTAGCTTCTTGCAACGTTGATCGAGCCGTGTACTTGATACGAATGTTTCGCAATGACCACCTGTGGCTGCGGTTCGTGTGAAAACTTAGCGGGTTTGATCCCGTTTATAAGCTTTTGCGGTTACTCCGACAAATAGGTATATCTCATATCTTAATGTTTGATTCAATATTTATACCTACTATTAATGTACTATCATGTTTCTAGACGTTGGGAAATTTTCTCTACGATTACGCTTTTCATCTggttttgttttacaaaatttgtttagaTGCCTTAAAGTTAAGTTAAACAAGTAACTTTATGTAGTTAAATTATCGCTAATAGCTTTTGAattccaataaaattatatatctagGTTCTCGTACGCACGCAAAATCAATCGAATGTTTCATGCGAGTTTTAACATTGTTAAGTACTTATATTTATGTGGATATGTAATGCTATGTTTGGATGtaattacgaaataatatatcactaatgttgtatatattattcatttaacttgTAGTGTTAGTATACTTGTgtacctattttatataaattgaattgttgGTATTTCTGTTATTGATGATtggatttctttttataaaaaaatttttcgAACTGTATGAAtccaaaaattcataaaattttaaatatgtcctTGGCAGTTTGTTATGTGGGTTATGTGGGTTGGTCCTTAACCTTATGTTCTTGATGGTATCAATTTGTCCTCTAATAAATTCATGCACCCACGTCTAACCCTCATCATGTAAAATTgagccaaaaatatttttcccaaAAAAAGCTTTGACCCaaaagctttttttaataatcttaattattcGCGCCAATAATTCTGAGTCATATTTAACCCGAATTAATGACAGGAGTGCAAGCATGCTATATGAAAAAAGGAATACAGAAATTTACAGACAAATGCAGATATCGTTTTGATATTACCTACTTatcattaacaatattttaaggaGTAGTTTGTGTCC
The nucleotide sequence above comes from Vanessa cardui chromosome 7, ilVanCard2.1, whole genome shotgun sequence. Encoded proteins:
- the LOC124531409 gene encoding transcription factor SPT20 homolog, with product MNMRWSFLIALLLLGVAFASEEEDDVPDAGVEEDDELSLDEEETRNLRPRAYTQSGYSNTLPSGFRPTASLAELAGYQRPQQEQQQQQQEYIVPARPQAYVEEQRQQIRQPQRRPQDFRPTKQQLEEEEEEEKEEPDRLSQLLQQSKFDCVNKNTGYYADQELNCEVFHYCQDNAKHSWICPDGFTFHQVHLICMPPTQDSICQKSAKYHFVNDYLYRPINEEEVQRKPNVSLKYSDRYYPSEVYRDDRFEQDEDEEEEEPRRAPAPQQQRPARLQYQPQVFRSAEEVNIPLVQRRPQRPYDFEN